The genomic stretch ttttgttatgatttttttaaaaattgtctttatcgattttattattttcaatattgagctgattgataaTTATAACTTTAGAATTTCttatgaaacactatagattgctacagtgtttccttgcttggttttttttctctttattttttttcctgattatttttaaaattatttttgttgattttatttttttattattaagctggtcgagaatttaatttttttcttgaaaatattatgaattaaaacagttttttttcatataatttttttttataaacttataCAACAACACACAAGTTTGCGGCATCACGCAAATATGACAATAAACAACTCTCAcctcatcaatattttttttgtgtatttctCATGAGCAATGTCAAGAGcagcttaaattttttattatttgaatttattaatgttaaaaataaattttaaaaaataaaataatattattttaatatatttataaaaaaaataaactttaaaaatcaacaactaTTTTGGGTCAACGCCTTCTCGTTCCTGCTCCCGTCAATATAAGAAAAGTCTCTCCTCATCATTTCCTTCTGTGTGTATTTCTCATCAGCAATGTCAAGAGCTGCAagaatctctctctttctcttcacttcaaTCCTTCTTCTCTTCACCATCTTATGGTTTTCGCCTGTCTCCCATGTTCCATCATCACTTCCACTAGTTCTTTCATTCTTTAAACACCTGGAAGACACCATCTTTGAAAGCAACACCCACAAGGATGTCTATTATGATGAGGGTCTTGAGAATCAAGGGACTAACTCTTGGCCAGAGAATCCAGTGGTTGACGAGAAGGATGTGGCGGTGCTCACAGAGAAGAACTTCAGTGATTTCATTGCTACAAATCCGTATGTGATGGTGGAGTTCTATGCATCATGGTGCCATTGGAGTCGTAAGTTGGCACCAGAATACTCTGCTGCTGCTACCCTACTGAAAGGTGAGGCCGTGCTTGCAAAAGTTGAAGCTACAGTAGAAATGGGGCTGGCAAGGAAGTATGAAATTCGGGGGTATCCTTCTCTGCTTTTATTTGCTGGTGGAATTCAAAAGGGTAGCTATTATGGTGAAAGGACCAGGTGAgatccattttttctttttctttttttgcataTATTTGGAGGGTTCAAATCTACGACTTTAATTTGCAGAACCTTTGGCTTGACCTAGTATAACTATCAATGCTTTATCGGCTAGCCTTTTTGGTTCTTTAATTTCTGACAGATGTGAAAATTTGGGAcgttctgtttcttttttttttttttaattgcgatgtcttcttttgttttttgttttaattttaattttatttcatgtagAGATGCTATTGCAACTTGGATGAGGCAGAAAAATGGCCTGGTTGTTCAAACTGTATCAACAACAGAGGAGGCTAATAGGATATTGAGGACTAATTCTGTGATCGTAATGGGATTCCTTGGCACTCTAGAGGTATTTAGTCCCTGCTTGGTAATAATTTCACTTCCAtctaatgaataatatttttcaatttctatttCCAGGATGTAATCTGTCCAACTCACTACCATACCAGTTGATAAAATTTAAGGAGCTCATAATCACTGCACTCAGATTGATCGATTCCATATGAACTTAAAATTTTTGTACTTGATAAATATTTATGGTGGAAAAGTGCAAATATTTCTCATCTTCTCACCAGTTAAATCTTTCCTAAAAAACTGGTAGGGTTCAGATACCAAGGAGCTTACTGCTGCTTCCAGACTGCATGCCGATATCAATTTCTATCAAACTGATTATGTTGATGTTGCAAGGCTGTTTCGCATTGACCCACAAATCAAACCTCCTGCTTTAGTCATTCTGAAATGGGAGGCTGCAAATCGTAGCTATGTTGGTTTTGGTTAGTTTCATCACTTTGCGAGTCAATAGTTCGGAGAAATTCCAAGTAATACAAGTTATTTGACCTT from Populus alba chromosome 8, ASM523922v2, whole genome shotgun sequence encodes the following:
- the LOC118052434 gene encoding protein disulfide isomerase-like 1-3, producing the protein MSRAARISLFLFTSILLLFTILWFSPVSHVPSSLPLVLSFFKHLEDTIFESNTHKDVYYDEGLENQGTNSWPENPVVDEKDVAVLTEKNFSDFIATNPYVMVEFYASWCHWSRKLAPEYSAAATLLKGEAVLAKVEATVEMGLARKYEIRGYPSLLLFAGGIQKGSYYGERTRDAIATWMRQKNGLVVQTVSTTEEANRILRTNSVIVMGFLGTLEGSDTKELTAASRLHADINFYQTDYVDVARLFRIDPQIKPPALVILKWEAANRSYVGFDGQFTESEISDFVSTNSFQFTKSEISDSVSTNNAPSVITFTVDDASRILGNPMKQLWLFSTKYSLELISTFEEAAKAFRNKLVFVHVETDGTNLGLGANLAFQFGVPEGSPRVVACMANGDKYLYHGEMTFDGIKSFAEEFLEDNLSIHSVPISKSALRLPSDSHQSSPSLFSRVYNI